In the Hordeum vulgare subsp. vulgare chromosome 7H, MorexV3_pseudomolecules_assembly, whole genome shotgun sequence genome, one interval contains:
- the LOC123411282 gene encoding 30S ribosomal protein S31, chloroplastic has translation MALLAVQGMAMSTAAFPSHHHGAVSSFSFGLSATVSFCRSARSLAATAVSAPPTSVLDVYCGRGDRKTKRGKRFSHSYGNARPRNKKKGTGPARLYAPPAPPRKDQFEDGEIIAIEIDDDIMERMD, from the exons ATGGCGCTCCTCGCCGTCCAGGGCATGGCCATGTCCACGGCCGCCTTCCCCTCCCACCACCACGGAGCCGTATCCTCTTTCTCTTTCGGGCTCTCAGCCACGGTATCGTTCTGCCGCTCCGCCAGAAGCCTCGCCGCCACCGCCGTCTCGGCTCCTCCCACATCAGTTCTTGATG TCTACTGTGGAAGAGGGGACAGAAAGACAAAGAGAGGCAAAAGGTTCAGCCACTCATATGGAAAT GCACGGCCCCGTAACAAGAAGAAGGGAACAGGCCCAGCACGGCTTTACGCCCCTCCAGCGCCTCCAAGGAAGGATCAGTTTGAAGACGGGGAGATCATCGCAATTGAGATTGATGATGACATCATGGAGAGAATGGATTAG